A window of Marinobacter salarius contains these coding sequences:
- a CDS encoding DNA-J related domain-containing protein translates to MNQPDTATQGAKALDGDAPNETLNFQIQHLLVATEHILRRHPAGINELVLIKTLQKPPWELIGEVNFGEPDKLYPVHFLLFHVLYRLRDQLATGGETLTISPLVIQLRKSSVVAGAGVPDRMDELRNFYLDLSKYELPEDAINRMMDDFWAGRSGNRPAATEASEAAAVLGFDAIPPGFDDVKQRFRRAVMHAHPDRGGETETIQDLNQAFAVLKAHFRT, encoded by the coding sequence ATGAATCAACCCGATACCGCAACACAGGGCGCCAAGGCGCTGGATGGTGACGCGCCCAATGAGACGCTGAATTTTCAGATTCAGCACCTGCTGGTTGCCACCGAGCATATTCTTCGTCGGCACCCAGCCGGAATCAACGAGCTGGTCCTTATCAAAACCCTGCAAAAGCCGCCCTGGGAGCTGATTGGCGAGGTCAACTTTGGCGAACCGGACAAGCTCTATCCGGTTCATTTCCTGCTGTTCCATGTGCTGTACCGGCTACGGGATCAGCTCGCCACCGGCGGAGAAACCCTGACCATTTCGCCACTGGTGATTCAACTTCGCAAAAGTTCTGTGGTGGCAGGCGCAGGTGTGCCCGACCGCATGGACGAACTGCGGAATTTTTACCTGGACCTGTCCAAGTACGAGCTGCCGGAAGACGCCATAAACCGGATGATGGACGATTTCTGGGCCGGGCGCAGTGGCAACCGACCCGCCGCCACAGAAGCGAGTGAAGCCGCAGCCGTCCTCGGTTTTGATGCCATTCCCCCTGGCTTTGACGACGTCAAACAACGCTTCCGGCGGGCTGTTATGCATGCGCATCCGGACCGGGGTGGCGAAACCGAAACCATCCAGGACCTAAACCAGGCCTTCGCCGTGCTCAAGGCACACTTTCGGACCTGA
- a CDS encoding transporter translates to MNRWLVRGFILFSVTGLLPTMALSQEGNVDEAREALARQEGDEDSSKQLEEVFQAAETSYSLQKKGTHSLNYSFDYSYTGDQRLDLAITDGSVRNLDVVPSATHNFTNAFSYDYGLLDNLTVGARVPLVVKYDTQDELNIYDFGDISATARWQPFAYVPGKMSTTVFGTFTTKTGVSPYEIDIDEQLSTGSGYYSVAGGVSFSKVLDPVVVFGSTSATYNLPETDLQQVRGARVLQELEPGFGLSGSAGFAYSLSYDISLSISAQLSYSDQTTLTFSDGTQAVAQDQMTGFLSMSLGTRVSDTTIVNTSLGIGLTEDAPDFSLGVSLPIKFSGLKE, encoded by the coding sequence ATGAATCGTTGGTTAGTGCGAGGTTTTATCCTTTTTTCCGTGACTGGCCTTTTACCAACCATGGCATTGTCGCAGGAAGGAAACGTAGACGAGGCGAGGGAAGCGCTTGCCAGGCAAGAGGGCGATGAGGACTCATCCAAGCAATTGGAGGAAGTGTTCCAGGCAGCCGAGACCAGCTACTCGCTGCAGAAGAAGGGTACCCATTCCCTGAACTATTCGTTCGATTACTCCTACACCGGTGACCAGCGTCTCGACCTGGCGATTACCGATGGTTCGGTGCGTAACCTCGATGTGGTGCCGTCCGCGACTCACAACTTCACCAATGCGTTTTCCTACGACTACGGCCTGCTGGATAACCTGACCGTCGGTGCACGTGTGCCCCTGGTGGTTAAGTACGACACCCAGGATGAACTGAACATCTACGATTTCGGCGATATCTCTGCAACCGCCCGTTGGCAGCCCTTCGCGTACGTTCCAGGCAAGATGTCCACGACGGTTTTCGGCACCTTCACAACCAAGACGGGTGTCAGTCCCTACGAGATTGATATCGACGAGCAGCTGTCCACTGGCAGCGGCTACTACTCGGTTGCCGGCGGCGTTAGTTTCTCAAAGGTGCTGGACCCGGTGGTTGTGTTCGGATCTACCAGCGCCACTTACAATCTGCCTGAAACCGATCTGCAGCAAGTGCGGGGCGCCCGCGTGTTGCAGGAACTTGAGCCGGGCTTCGGGCTCTCCGGCTCCGCCGGCTTCGCCTATTCGCTGTCATACGACATTTCCCTCAGCATCTCCGCTCAGTTGAGTTACAGCGACCAGACCACGCTGACCTTCAGCGACGGCACCCAGGCCGTTGCCCAGGACCAGATGACCGGTTTCCTGAGTATGTCGCTGGGTACCCGCGTGAGTGACACCACCATCGTGAACACCAGCCTTGGTATCGGCCTTACCGAAGACGCACCTGATTTCTCGCTGGGCGTGTCCCTGCCCATCAAATTCTCAGGTCTCAAAGAGTGA
- a CDS encoding C39 family peptidase, translating into MLLVLAGSILSFTMAQEAVVVEPYEQGAIVIEQDFDTSPIELRTDTRVEPLVEQKFRNIVRQAYDYSCGSAALTTVLNYYLGRNLGERQVMEGLLHYGESERIVQRRAFSMLDMKRLVTALGYPSGGFRATIDDLIDLDHPAIVPIQYAGFKHFVVLRTIRDGRVYLADPAVGNISFTLAQFEENWDDNVLFIVFPGSDKPLDYLELKEEDLRFVDDQTMTLLALQKLPEFHESTERRIRNMLERQKNNPDGSVENTRKQLFYRRH; encoded by the coding sequence ATGCTGCTGGTACTCGCCGGATCCATCCTCTCTTTCACCATGGCCCAGGAGGCGGTCGTCGTGGAGCCTTATGAACAGGGCGCCATTGTGATTGAGCAGGATTTTGATACCAGCCCCATTGAGTTGAGAACCGACACCCGGGTTGAACCCCTCGTCGAGCAGAAGTTCCGTAACATCGTGCGTCAGGCGTATGACTACAGCTGCGGCAGTGCTGCGCTGACCACGGTGCTCAATTATTACCTGGGAAGGAATCTGGGTGAGCGGCAGGTGATGGAGGGATTGCTCCATTACGGCGAGAGTGAGCGCATTGTCCAGCGTCGTGCGTTTTCCATGCTCGATATGAAGCGCCTTGTGACGGCCCTGGGTTATCCGTCCGGTGGGTTTCGCGCCACGATTGACGACCTCATTGACCTTGATCACCCGGCCATCGTTCCCATTCAGTACGCCGGTTTCAAACACTTCGTGGTACTGCGCACCATCCGCGACGGCCGGGTGTATCTGGCCGATCCGGCGGTGGGCAATATCTCCTTCACGCTCGCCCAGTTTGAAGAGAACTGGGACGACAACGTGCTCTTCATTGTGTTCCCCGGCAGTGACAAGCCGCTGGATTACCTGGAGTTGAAAGAGGAGGACCTTCGGTTTGTGGACGACCAGACAATGACGTTGCTGGCGTTGCAGAAGTTGCCCGAATTCCATGAATCCACGGAACGCCGGATCAGAAACATGCTGGAACGCCAGAAGAATAATCCGGACGGCAGCGTTGAGAATACCCGGAAGCAGCTGTTTTACCGGCGCCATTAA
- the malT gene encoding HTH-type transcriptional regulator MalT: protein MTTTLNPGQLTFIAAKNQSPQPPPALLHREKFNDLLHGLEPVSLLLVHAPAGYGKTTTVADRLEALEATSAWYRLEVGDNDPARFAGYLAKALEVAAPGSCKATLRKLQEKGYDDLESFLTDLLAELPLDGLDGDPLYLVLDDYHLIDNEVIHNALRFLLRHQPACLTLVLITRTVPPIGVAQLRMQGRMTEITSRDLAFGADEAQSYFDSRLPFEISRESIERAVRRVEGWVSALQLLSASALTSIEFNDFVDQLEYGNQHIFDYFDELVGQGLTEQQRTFLLRTSILDRFNARMVMRVMDDSNGQALLSGLLSMGLFITPVDNSALWFRYHPLFSVYLQHLLSCTTEENRQQLHQRASDAWLELDHAEEAARHAIAADDADRITRVLTIHGRKFFTEGQFILLQRCLDALPQDIIAQDPTLTLLRAWVAQGQYKFDEVENWLSAAETRLEASMTEDTQRAVHGEFSAIRAQVAMNYGDGERALALAREAIDQEARFLPTSRVAAASVIGEALFVQGELEEALARMQETEHLARAHQAHQNVLWALCQQSEISVAMGLLQKAYNIQERGFQYAEENHLNHLPILEFLFRIRSQIMWEWHHLENAERCALQGIEILEAQGEHWYVQSYTSLAKVAHARGRQSLCADYIAKMQKMLASGDYHLDWVANAHATMLAYWDAVRDREAIQRWLTIAPPVDPTTATNHFNQCNGRNRARAYMSLGLYSKAQPLLTGLQAVAEQVGLKTDLNRNHIALALLYWDTEDRENALKHMVAALQLASTTGAVGSFLRMGKVLIVILKALINDEAIDGMELQRAERLIQLAQQQRDFSRAIRISLDEAIIQDIIDRPDVPELIRTSPLTRREWQILSLIHAGLSNDQIAEHLKVASTTVKTHIRSLYQKQNISHRSEAIELAKDLLSKIQGE, encoded by the coding sequence ATGACAACAACACTGAATCCGGGACAACTGACGTTCATCGCTGCCAAAAACCAGAGCCCACAACCACCACCCGCCCTTTTACACCGGGAAAAATTCAACGATCTTCTCCACGGACTGGAACCGGTAAGCCTGCTGCTGGTGCATGCGCCCGCGGGCTATGGCAAAACCACCACGGTGGCGGACCGTCTTGAGGCACTGGAGGCCACCAGCGCCTGGTATCGCCTGGAGGTCGGCGACAACGACCCGGCCCGATTTGCAGGCTATCTGGCCAAGGCACTTGAGGTTGCAGCTCCCGGCAGCTGCAAGGCCACGCTGCGGAAATTGCAGGAGAAGGGGTACGACGATCTGGAGAGTTTTCTCACCGACCTTCTGGCCGAGCTTCCCCTGGACGGGCTGGACGGGGACCCGCTGTATCTGGTGCTGGACGACTATCACCTGATTGACAACGAGGTCATCCACAACGCGCTGCGCTTCCTGCTGCGGCATCAACCTGCCTGTCTGACGCTCGTCCTGATCACCCGGACGGTGCCCCCCATTGGCGTCGCGCAACTGAGGATGCAGGGACGGATGACCGAGATCACCTCACGGGATCTGGCCTTTGGCGCAGACGAAGCACAGAGCTACTTTGACAGCCGATTGCCGTTCGAGATTTCGCGGGAAAGCATCGAGCGGGCTGTCAGGCGGGTTGAAGGCTGGGTGTCGGCACTCCAGCTTCTGTCCGCATCCGCACTGACCAGCATCGAATTCAACGATTTTGTGGATCAGCTCGAGTACGGCAACCAGCACATCTTTGACTACTTTGATGAACTGGTTGGGCAGGGGCTGACGGAACAGCAGCGAACATTCCTGTTGCGCACCAGCATACTGGACCGTTTCAACGCGCGAATGGTCATGCGGGTGATGGACGACAGCAACGGCCAGGCCCTGCTCAGCGGCCTTCTGTCCATGGGGCTGTTTATCACGCCCGTGGACAATTCCGCCCTGTGGTTCCGCTACCATCCACTGTTTTCCGTCTACCTCCAGCACCTTTTGAGCTGCACGACTGAAGAGAACCGGCAACAGCTGCACCAGCGGGCCAGTGACGCCTGGTTGGAACTGGACCACGCAGAAGAGGCCGCCCGCCACGCCATCGCCGCCGACGATGCGGACCGTATCACCCGCGTACTGACCATTCACGGCCGCAAGTTTTTCACCGAAGGCCAGTTTATACTGCTGCAGCGATGCCTCGACGCCCTGCCCCAGGATATCATTGCCCAGGATCCGACACTGACACTGCTCAGGGCCTGGGTGGCCCAGGGCCAGTACAAGTTTGACGAAGTTGAAAACTGGTTGTCGGCTGCGGAAACCCGCCTGGAAGCATCCATGACGGAAGACACCCAGCGCGCCGTACATGGTGAGTTCAGTGCGATTCGCGCCCAGGTCGCCATGAATTACGGGGATGGGGAACGTGCCCTGGCCCTCGCCCGCGAGGCCATCGACCAGGAAGCCCGCTTCCTGCCCACATCCCGCGTGGCGGCGGCCTCCGTTATTGGGGAGGCTCTGTTTGTACAGGGCGAACTGGAAGAAGCCCTCGCCCGCATGCAGGAAACCGAACACCTCGCCCGGGCACACCAGGCCCACCAGAACGTGCTCTGGGCCCTGTGTCAGCAGTCTGAAATCAGCGTTGCCATGGGCTTGTTGCAGAAGGCCTACAACATCCAGGAACGGGGCTTCCAGTATGCCGAGGAGAACCACCTCAACCACCTGCCAATACTGGAATTCCTGTTCCGCATCCGCAGTCAGATCATGTGGGAATGGCACCATCTGGAAAACGCTGAGCGGTGTGCGCTCCAGGGCATCGAGATCCTGGAAGCCCAGGGGGAACACTGGTACGTGCAAAGCTATACATCGCTGGCCAAAGTGGCCCACGCCAGGGGCCGACAAAGCCTGTGCGCGGACTACATCGCCAAGATGCAGAAAATGCTCGCCTCCGGGGACTATCATCTGGACTGGGTCGCCAATGCACATGCCACCATGCTCGCCTACTGGGATGCGGTTCGGGACCGGGAAGCCATACAACGTTGGCTTACCATCGCCCCGCCCGTCGACCCCACCACGGCGACCAACCACTTCAATCAGTGCAACGGTCGCAACCGGGCACGGGCATACATGAGCCTGGGGCTGTACAGCAAGGCCCAGCCCCTGCTGACTGGACTGCAAGCCGTAGCGGAACAGGTGGGGCTCAAAACCGACCTCAACCGCAACCATATCGCCCTGGCGCTGCTTTACTGGGACACCGAAGATCGCGAGAACGCCCTGAAGCACATGGTCGCTGCGCTCCAACTGGCCAGCACTACCGGGGCGGTTGGCAGCTTCCTGCGTATGGGCAAGGTATTGATCGTGATCCTGAAAGCGCTGATCAACGATGAAGCGATTGACGGAATGGAACTGCAGCGCGCCGAACGCCTGATCCAGTTGGCTCAGCAACAACGGGATTTCAGCCGCGCCATCCGGATTTCACTGGACGAAGCCATCATTCAGGATATTATCGACCGGCCGGATGTGCCGGAACTGATCCGCACATCTCCCCTTACCCGCCGGGAATGGCAGATACTCAGCCTGATCCACGCCGGCCTGTCGAATGACCAGATCGCCGAACACCTGAAAGTCGCCTCCACGACGGTGAAGACGCACATCCGCAGCCTCTACCAAAAGCAGAACATCAGCCACCGGTCAGAGGCCATTGAACTGGCCAAAGACCTGCTCAGCAAGATTCAGGGGGAGTGA
- a CDS encoding MalM family protein, with translation MLKCRYVVVACLTLALNGCQLSGSDSSGSREGYFTWVDEQGRVRHSPIPQGSGESDDSEYTEATDDHGRASSAESSTPEDDASSRYHQEYNLENYPDGNQLEKDGYVRPGEPKPYFTWRDAQGNLRVSYYQPDTRTAVVKGRIKPPIQLTEASIHQSGETVESPGLPEDADPEAMAVLGIDPGEESFFQQWAGQCCQALERSEPEQWQEGREFGVSMGDNAPRYSFSTGESRYRLVRLPPADQYTDFILHIRSFNHDGMFVPSVAFLDASFAPVRIVTDLVASYVPESWYQYGYLHAYIPVFPSRGERWMVIFTREADLAGQTVIEDKYGPKAIPHIGTGELSLSRAGE, from the coding sequence ATGTTGAAATGCCGTTATGTGGTTGTTGCTTGCCTGACGCTGGCGCTGAATGGTTGCCAGTTGTCAGGCTCCGACTCGTCCGGAAGCCGTGAAGGGTATTTCACCTGGGTGGACGAGCAGGGGCGGGTACGGCATTCGCCGATACCGCAGGGCTCCGGTGAAAGTGATGACAGCGAGTACACAGAAGCAACGGATGATCACGGCAGGGCCAGTTCCGCCGAATCATCCACACCTGAAGATGACGCATCTAGCAGGTATCATCAGGAGTACAACCTCGAGAACTACCCCGATGGCAATCAGCTCGAAAAAGACGGTTATGTTCGTCCGGGCGAACCCAAGCCTTATTTCACCTGGCGTGATGCCCAGGGCAACCTTCGTGTCAGCTACTACCAGCCGGATACCCGGACCGCTGTCGTGAAGGGGCGTATCAAGCCGCCGATTCAACTGACGGAGGCCAGTATCCACCAATCGGGAGAAACCGTGGAGTCGCCGGGGCTGCCGGAAGATGCTGACCCCGAAGCCATGGCGGTCCTGGGAATTGATCCCGGAGAGGAAAGTTTTTTCCAGCAATGGGCGGGGCAATGCTGCCAGGCGCTGGAACGGTCGGAGCCTGAGCAATGGCAGGAAGGTCGTGAATTCGGGGTATCCATGGGTGACAACGCCCCCCGCTATTCGTTCAGCACGGGTGAAAGCCGTTACCGTCTGGTCAGACTGCCGCCGGCGGATCAATACACCGATTTCATCCTCCACATCAGGTCGTTCAACCACGACGGAATGTTTGTGCCCTCGGTGGCTTTTCTTGATGCCTCGTTCGCCCCCGTTCGAATCGTGACCGACCTGGTGGCTAGCTATGTGCCTGAATCCTGGTATCAGTACGGCTACCTTCACGCTTACATTCCGGTGTTCCCGAGCCGGGGTGAGCGCTGGATGGTGATTTTCACCCGCGAGGCGGATCTGGCGGGGCAGACGGTTATCGAGGACAAGTACGGCCCCAAGGCCATCCCTCACATCGGTACTGGTGAGCTCAGTCTCTCCCGCGCTGGCGAGTGA
- a CDS encoding OmpP1/FadL family transporter — protein MGITSHKRQIAAAMMAASVTCGVEAQLAQNLTIHPKALALGNAVTADPPGIMAIHYNPAGLTKLDGRQLEVNLMSVYLDIDADFHAPDGYEIFGIDGLETDPLTGEQRDPVANKHSHTNNVALYLPGFGILRAPPGPAIAPSAGISINPPGSKLTFGNAFYLPLAAGFYREKDDPGRYMPQATALQRTTYLSPTVGYKINDEWSVGAGIHLSHMGIAADQYMRAPNMLLGVAEVLQDAFNCESGDEPLQPWLALCGGNVGPWDDIGALSINVQETLSPTYALGVMWEPNEWFSWGASYTSEADMNMKGTFEIEYTDDWSGFWQSVNGSVLGAITSAILSLPSGAPREAGNVSMDLTYPQHFQTGISLDVHPKLTVNVDVGWTDYKQWDAFVFRFDRNLEFLNAARILSPQNATPNTLRLPLGFTDQWNWGFGLEFHASSRLDLRAGVEIRDSVIPDDQRQIMAPFGGANLYSIGMGYRWDKDTEIDMNLSYLQSIETIPANGSCNLNCDNITNIIYNPYAGLDVKTSLRVVTAGLSFRTKF, from the coding sequence ATGGGAATAACCAGCCACAAGAGACAGATTGCCGCTGCTATGATGGCAGCCTCGGTGACCTGTGGTGTCGAGGCGCAGCTGGCACAGAACCTGACCATTCATCCCAAGGCGTTGGCTCTGGGGAACGCCGTGACGGCCGATCCGCCCGGCATTATGGCGATCCATTACAACCCGGCGGGGCTGACCAAGCTGGATGGACGTCAGCTTGAAGTTAACCTGATGAGCGTCTACCTCGACATTGACGCCGATTTCCACGCCCCGGATGGCTACGAGATTTTCGGCATCGATGGCCTGGAAACCGACCCTCTCACCGGCGAACAGCGGGACCCGGTCGCGAACAAGCACAGCCATACCAACAACGTGGCCCTGTATCTTCCGGGATTTGGCATATTGCGGGCGCCGCCTGGCCCCGCCATCGCTCCGTCTGCTGGTATCAGCATTAACCCGCCGGGGTCGAAGCTGACCTTTGGCAACGCCTTCTACTTGCCCCTGGCCGCCGGTTTCTATCGCGAGAAGGACGACCCGGGGCGCTACATGCCGCAGGCAACGGCACTGCAGCGGACAACTTATCTATCGCCAACCGTCGGTTACAAGATCAACGATGAGTGGTCGGTGGGTGCCGGCATCCATTTGTCGCACATGGGGATTGCGGCGGACCAGTACATGCGCGCGCCCAACATGCTGCTGGGTGTCGCCGAGGTGCTCCAGGATGCGTTCAACTGTGAAAGCGGGGATGAACCCCTGCAGCCGTGGCTTGCCCTCTGTGGGGGTAACGTGGGGCCGTGGGACGACATTGGCGCGTTGAGCATCAATGTGCAGGAAACCCTGTCGCCCACCTATGCGCTTGGGGTCATGTGGGAGCCGAACGAGTGGTTCAGCTGGGGGGCAAGCTATACCTCAGAAGCCGACATGAACATGAAGGGTACTTTCGAGATCGAGTACACGGATGATTGGTCTGGCTTCTGGCAGAGTGTGAACGGCTCCGTACTGGGCGCCATCACGTCGGCGATTCTCAGCCTACCTTCCGGTGCTCCAAGGGAAGCGGGTAACGTGTCCATGGATCTGACCTATCCCCAACACTTCCAGACCGGTATCAGTCTCGATGTTCATCCCAAATTGACCGTGAACGTGGATGTGGGGTGGACGGATTACAAACAGTGGGACGCGTTTGTGTTCCGCTTTGACCGCAACCTGGAGTTCCTGAACGCCGCGCGGATTTTGTCACCCCAGAACGCCACTCCCAACACACTGAGGTTGCCTCTCGGTTTTACCGATCAGTGGAACTGGGGTTTTGGGCTGGAGTTCCATGCGTCGTCCCGTCTGGACCTGCGCGCGGGTGTGGAAATCCGGGATTCGGTGATTCCCGATGACCAGCGCCAGATTATGGCGCCGTTCGGCGGTGCAAATCTCTACAGTATTGGTATGGGGTATCGGTGGGATAAGGATACTGAGATCGACATGAACCTGAGCTATCTGCAATCCATAGAAACGATTCCTGCCAACGGCAGTTGTAACCTAAACTGTGACAATATTACCAATATCATCTACAACCCCTACGCGGGGCTGGATGTGAAAACCTCGCTACGGGTTGTCACGGCAGGTCTCAGTTTCCGTACCAAATTCTGA
- the ttcA gene encoding tRNA 2-thiocytidine(32) synthetase TtcA, translating to MPEAITANSETAQTPEAERKQKLELNKLQKRLRREMGQAIADFSMIKAGDKVMCCLSGGKDSYAMLDILLNLQKSAPVRFELIAVNLDQKQPGFPEEVLPEYLSALDIEYHIIEKDTYSIVKEKVPEGKTTCGLCSRLRRGILYNFAEEHGVTKIALGHHRDDLLETLFLNMFYGGKLKSMPPVLHSDDGRNTVIRPLAYSREKDIARYASLREFPIIPCNLCGSQENLQRQVIKDMFQTWDKQHPGRLETMFRAMCNVEPSHLADTSLYNFREGHRHSEPGQSAGTVEPQTPDFGRLDVLNI from the coding sequence ATGCCCGAAGCAATAACTGCCAACTCCGAAACCGCCCAGACTCCTGAAGCGGAGCGCAAGCAGAAACTGGAACTGAACAAGCTGCAGAAGCGCCTGCGCCGGGAAATGGGGCAGGCGATTGCTGATTTCTCGATGATCAAGGCTGGTGACAAAGTCATGTGCTGCCTGTCTGGCGGCAAGGACTCCTACGCCATGCTCGATATCCTGCTGAATCTCCAGAAAAGCGCGCCGGTGCGCTTTGAGCTGATTGCTGTGAACCTGGATCAGAAGCAGCCCGGCTTCCCGGAAGAAGTGCTGCCTGAGTACCTTTCGGCTCTTGATATTGAGTATCACATCATCGAGAAGGACACCTACAGTATTGTTAAGGAAAAAGTACCGGAAGGGAAGACCACCTGCGGACTTTGTTCCCGCCTACGTCGCGGAATTCTCTATAATTTTGCGGAAGAACACGGCGTTACCAAGATTGCTTTGGGGCACCATCGGGATGACCTGCTGGAAACGCTGTTCCTGAACATGTTCTATGGCGGCAAGCTGAAATCCATGCCGCCGGTTCTGCACAGCGACGACGGCCGGAACACGGTGATTCGCCCGTTGGCATACAGCCGGGAGAAAGACATTGCGCGCTACGCCAGCTTGCGCGAGTTCCCGATCATTCCCTGCAACCTCTGCGGTTCCCAGGAAAACCTGCAGCGTCAGGTGATCAAGGACATGTTCCAGACCTGGGACAAGCAGCACCCGGGGCGCCTGGAAACCATGTTTCGGGCCATGTGTAACGTTGAGCCGTCACACCTCGCCGATACCTCCCTGTACAACTTCCGTGAGGGTCACCGCCATTCCGAGCCGGGCCAAAGTGCCGGGACGGTCGAGCCCCAAACACCCGATTTCGGACGGTTGGACGTGCTTAATATCTGA
- a CDS encoding TetR/AcrR family transcriptional regulator, producing the protein MDMLDTKPEATGKREFNRIRNRSAILDAARECFRERGYDNSTIRDIVRRTGLAAGTFYNYFSSKQDIFAALLTDFLSGLNHNLTECRKSANSAEDFIYFAYLSLFRATASDPLVYELAHRNDRAIRELFGSDILGLAMLSLEDDVRNAVERGLLPEMDEEYLCAAFFGVGYELSLRLAYRAHNRPAEAEAEARNATRFATNLFLKGLERDMPLP; encoded by the coding sequence ATGGATATGTTAGACACAAAACCGGAAGCCACCGGTAAACGGGAATTCAACCGTATTCGCAACCGCAGTGCCATTCTTGACGCGGCGCGGGAGTGCTTTCGGGAACGGGGGTACGACAACTCCACCATCCGCGATATCGTACGCCGTACCGGCCTGGCGGCAGGCACCTTCTACAATTATTTTTCCAGCAAACAGGACATTTTTGCAGCTCTGCTGACAGATTTCCTAAGCGGCCTCAATCACAACCTTACCGAATGCCGAAAGTCCGCCAATTCCGCTGAAGACTTCATCTACTTTGCATACCTTTCGCTGTTCCGGGCCACCGCCAGCGACCCACTGGTTTACGAGCTGGCGCATCGTAACGATCGTGCCATCCGTGAACTGTTCGGCTCAGACATTCTCGGGCTTGCCATGCTCTCCCTGGAGGACGATGTCAGGAACGCCGTTGAGCGTGGCCTGTTGCCGGAGATGGACGAAGAGTACCTGTGCGCCGCTTTCTTCGGGGTAGGCTACGAACTCAGCTTGCGCCTGGCCTACCGTGCCCACAATCGGCCCGCCGAGGCCGAGGCCGAAGCCAGGAATGCCACCCGGTTCGCGACCAACCTGTTCCTGAAGGGGTTGGAGCGGGACATGCCTCTTCCGTAA
- a CDS encoding polysaccharide deacetylase family protein: protein MMPTNPFYSQAAPALQERGYEYTIFVNTEAVGSHGYMTWDQLQEVRDRDGVTIANHSKDHGHLAKRPGESDSDWEARVDRSLDGAQETLSEKLGINVPMFAYPYGEFDEALLRKIEARGWLGFGQQSGAIGETSAATSLPRFPVANAYGQLNSLEDKLRSKALPVDASQLPDGVISENPPTLSFTVPNTISIDRLSCFASGQGRVDFQVSGGDNVILKAPRSFNSRRFRYNCTHPAPDGSYYWLSQQWLDLSQPED, encoded by the coding sequence ATGATGCCTACGAATCCGTTCTACTCACAGGCAGCGCCAGCCCTGCAAGAGCGGGGGTATGAGTACACCATATTCGTCAATACCGAGGCCGTGGGCAGCCATGGCTATATGACCTGGGATCAGTTGCAGGAAGTCAGAGATCGCGACGGCGTGACCATCGCCAACCACAGCAAAGACCACGGCCACCTTGCAAAACGCCCTGGAGAATCCGATAGCGACTGGGAGGCACGTGTCGATCGCAGCCTGGATGGGGCACAGGAAACACTCTCCGAAAAACTGGGGATCAACGTTCCGATGTTTGCCTATCCCTACGGCGAGTTTGACGAGGCGTTATTACGCAAGATTGAAGCACGCGGCTGGCTCGGCTTTGGACAGCAATCCGGTGCCATTGGGGAGACTTCAGCTGCCACAAGTCTGCCCCGATTCCCGGTGGCGAACGCCTACGGACAGCTCAACAGCCTTGAAGACAAATTACGTAGCAAGGCTCTGCCAGTCGATGCCAGCCAACTGCCGGACGGCGTTATCTCAGAGAATCCGCCTACCCTCTCGTTTACCGTACCGAACACCATCAGCATCGACCGGTTGAGTTGCTTTGCCTCCGGCCAGGGGCGCGTAGATTTCCAGGTATCAGGTGGAGACAACGTCATTCTCAAGGCGCCGAGAAGCTTTAACAGCCGCCGTTTTCGCTACAACTGCACCCATCCGGCACCCGATGGCAGCTATTATTGGCTGTCCCAGCAATGGCTTGACCTGAGCCAGCCGGAAGACTGA